One segment of Mycolicibacterium sp. YH-1 DNA contains the following:
- a CDS encoding HypC/HybG/HupF family hydrogenase formation chaperone, whose product MTTIAPQGIFADLAADLAADLAAASLALAQRFSDSATAWCIAPAFPPHAQHIAVEFVHPVIVGKRALPAVALTGADLVGQVRVSARRGDVVIAVAAASDPVVAAIMRRAPAWGVSTIWIGNGPRPAPGAADHVLWLDDPDPRLPATGEFVLMYHLLWELTHVCFEHPGLLTNPQEDCTEDVCITCSDEGRLGEVISTAADGTATVRTARATETVIATLAWPLAPGDVVLVHAGTAISKVAEE is encoded by the coding sequence ATGACCACCATTGCGCCTCAGGGCATCTTCGCCGACCTGGCCGCCGACTTGGCCGCCGACTTGGCCGCCGCCTCCCTGGCACTGGCACAGCGGTTCTCCGACTCCGCCACTGCCTGGTGCATTGCCCCGGCGTTTCCGCCGCACGCCCAGCACATCGCGGTGGAGTTCGTGCACCCGGTCATCGTCGGGAAGCGGGCGCTGCCCGCGGTGGCGCTGACCGGCGCTGACCTCGTTGGTCAAGTTCGGGTGTCCGCGCGGCGGGGCGACGTGGTGATCGCCGTCGCCGCCGCGTCCGATCCCGTGGTAGCCGCGATCATGCGCCGCGCGCCCGCCTGGGGGGTCAGCACCATCTGGATCGGCAACGGTCCGCGGCCGGCCCCCGGCGCGGCCGACCATGTGCTCTGGCTCGACGATCCCGATCCGAGACTGCCAGCCACTGGCGAGTTCGTCCTCATGTACCACCTGTTGTGGGAGTTGACCCATGTGTGCTTCGAGCACCCGGGTCTGCTGACGAATCCACAGGAGGACTGCACCGAGGACGTGTGCATCACATGCAGCGACGAAGGCCGCCTCGGCGAAGTGATCTCCACGGCCGCCGACGGAACGGCCACGGTGCGCACCGCGCGGGCCACCGAGACGGTGATCGCGACATTGGCCTGGCCGCTCGCGCCGGGAGATGTGGTACTCGTGCACGCCGGCACGGCGATCAGCAAAGTAGCCGAGGAATGA
- a CDS encoding NifU family protein: MTATVPGVSVQPPSATVDPTFEQLATRVDEAVKALEQLEPSARVVAEELKSAVEAIHRAGLVTIVRRLRAADVTRPVLFDLVDDPVVHLLLSLHEIVRPDPMTQATRMLQTVRPQLQGHGGDVTLVRIDGGTAFVRLSGACNGCSMSSVTLRNLVEKALVDGVASISGIEVMPNEPEPTVISPESLFSSVHRGDDGWVQAASITDMPDNGLVAVRLTVPQTGREVSVLLVSQSGQLSCYVNECAHEALPLDNAVFDAENGTLTCPWHGFCYDASSGECLTAPEAQLEQLPLRVTGGQIWIRAGA; this comes from the coding sequence ATGACCGCTACCGTGCCAGGCGTTTCCGTCCAACCACCCTCGGCCACAGTCGATCCCACGTTCGAACAGCTTGCCACCCGAGTCGATGAGGCGGTCAAGGCGCTCGAACAGCTGGAGCCGTCGGCGCGCGTTGTCGCCGAGGAGCTCAAGTCGGCGGTCGAAGCCATCCACCGCGCCGGTCTGGTCACCATCGTGCGACGCTTACGAGCGGCCGACGTCACCCGACCGGTGTTGTTCGACCTCGTTGACGACCCGGTGGTGCATCTCCTGTTGTCGCTACACGAGATCGTGCGGCCGGATCCGATGACACAGGCCACCAGGATGTTGCAAACGGTACGTCCGCAACTGCAAGGGCACGGCGGCGATGTCACGCTGGTGCGGATCGACGGTGGCACCGCATTCGTGCGCCTGTCGGGTGCCTGCAACGGGTGTTCGATGTCGTCGGTGACGCTCCGCAATCTGGTAGAGAAGGCGCTCGTGGACGGCGTCGCATCGATCAGCGGTATTGAGGTCATGCCGAACGAACCGGAGCCGACGGTGATTTCGCCGGAGTCGTTGTTCTCGTCGGTTCATCGCGGCGACGACGGATGGGTACAGGCGGCTTCCATCACCGATATGCCCGACAACGGCCTGGTCGCCGTGCGGTTGACCGTGCCACAGACCGGGCGGGAGGTGTCGGTACTGCTGGTCAGCCAGAGTGGACAGCTGTCCTGCTATGTCAACGAATGTGCCCATGAGGCATTGCCTTTGGACAACGCGGTGTTCGACGCCGAGAACGGCACCCTGACCTGTCCGTGGCATGGCTTCTGCTACGACGCCAGTTCCGGTGAATGCCTCACCGCTCCGGAGGCACAGCTCGAGCAACTGCCGCTGCGAGTGACCGGCGGGCAGATATGGATCAGAGCCGGCGCATGA
- a CDS encoding HypC/HybG/HupF family hydrogenase formation chaperone, with protein MCLGIPGRIVEITDAANCLAKVDVSGVRRVISVRLLEKDMPEPDDWVLVHVGFAMAKIDESEALLTLAAVQKLGDAYSDEIQAFDTSAII; from the coding sequence ATGTGCTTGGGAATCCCGGGGCGGATCGTCGAGATCACCGACGCCGCCAATTGTTTGGCCAAAGTCGACGTCAGCGGCGTGCGGCGGGTGATCAGTGTGCGACTTCTGGAGAAGGACATGCCAGAACCTGACGACTGGGTGCTGGTCCATGTCGGCTTCGCAATGGCCAAGATCGACGAGTCCGAAGCGCTGTTGACGCTCGCGGCCGTCCAGAAGCTCGGCGACGCCTATTCCGACGAGATCCAAGCGTTCGACACGTCCGCGATTATCTGA
- the hypF gene encoding carbamoyltransferase HypF: MIQSQAPAAPATRHRFTVTGVVQGVGFRPFVHRIATELGLSGVVGNDSAAVFIDVQGSAAAIAEFGQRLRLDAPPLAVVDGVSSKPLVVDPQWGNDFRIVTSRSTASSPTATPPDIAVCDDCLAELFDPSNRRHRHPFITCTNCGPRFTIIRELPYDRSATTMADFPMCARCAGEYHDPTNRRFHAQPLACPDCGPSLWFTGPGGRIDDVETALAAVKHELAAGHIVAIKGIGGYHLGCAPANEAAVSALRQRKSRGGKPFALLVRDLHVARRYAHIDATEAYILASPARPIVLLRRRDDAPIAAGVAPGSPLIGLVLPYSPVHHLLLAPVPGTDPSDPEAIVLTSANRSDEPICSTAEDAARRLPALADAVLDHDRPIHVPCDDSVVRVVDGHELPIRRSRGYAPLPVDLGCDGPAVLAVGGELKNTFCLTDGRRAFCSAHIGDMGSVATLKAFTRSVRQLSEIRREPARIAADLHPRYVTRSWAEHNAGERPLDLVQHHHAHVVSLLAEHGMLGEPIVGIAFDGTGYGCDHTVWGGEILLLGHDSHRFTRAGHLAAVPLAGGDAAVRNPWRMALAHLWQARVAWRSGMAPVAAATAAELPLLRTQFATGRGCVPTTSMGRLFDAVASLLDLRQQIDYEGQAAIELEVLAASVCADIAIPTSVPLRLEVRPDGILDPTPMIAALMSEEHQGADPATLASAFHHAVAVAVTEVAQQVAGPIRTVGLTGGVFQNVLLLRTCRQLLEQAGFHVLIHRTVPPNDGGLALGQAAVSVLTALDDSASAGTEAPKRSERIPRCV, translated from the coding sequence TTGATCCAGTCGCAGGCGCCGGCCGCTCCGGCTACCCGACACCGGTTCACCGTCACCGGCGTCGTACAGGGCGTCGGCTTCCGGCCGTTCGTGCATCGGATCGCCACCGAACTGGGTCTGTCCGGTGTCGTGGGCAACGACTCAGCGGCCGTGTTCATCGACGTTCAGGGCAGTGCGGCCGCGATCGCGGAATTCGGCCAGCGGCTGCGCCTCGACGCACCACCACTGGCCGTCGTCGATGGCGTGTCGAGCAAGCCACTCGTCGTTGACCCGCAGTGGGGCAATGATTTCCGTATCGTCACCAGTCGCAGCACGGCATCGTCACCCACTGCGACCCCGCCGGATATCGCGGTTTGTGACGACTGCCTGGCTGAATTGTTCGATCCGTCCAACCGCCGTCATCGCCACCCGTTCATCACGTGCACCAACTGCGGTCCTCGGTTCACCATCATCCGGGAACTGCCATATGACCGTTCCGCCACCACCATGGCCGACTTTCCCATGTGTGCGCGCTGCGCCGGCGAGTACCACGACCCGACGAACCGGCGATTCCATGCGCAGCCGCTCGCCTGCCCGGACTGCGGCCCGTCGCTGTGGTTCACCGGCCCGGGCGGTCGCATCGATGACGTGGAGACGGCGCTTGCCGCGGTCAAACACGAACTGGCCGCCGGTCACATCGTGGCCATCAAGGGCATCGGGGGTTACCACCTCGGGTGCGCGCCCGCGAACGAAGCGGCGGTCAGCGCGCTGCGGCAGCGTAAATCGCGTGGCGGCAAGCCTTTTGCCCTCCTCGTTCGCGATCTCCACGTCGCCCGGAGATACGCGCACATCGATGCGACCGAAGCGTACATCCTCGCCAGCCCCGCCCGGCCGATCGTGCTGCTACGACGCAGGGATGACGCGCCGATCGCTGCCGGCGTAGCTCCGGGAAGCCCGCTGATCGGGCTGGTGCTGCCGTACTCGCCGGTCCACCACCTGCTGCTGGCACCAGTACCCGGCACCGACCCGTCCGATCCCGAAGCCATCGTGTTGACCAGCGCCAACCGCTCCGACGAACCGATCTGCTCGACCGCCGAGGACGCCGCTCGCCGGCTGCCTGCACTCGCCGACGCGGTCCTTGACCACGACAGGCCCATCCACGTGCCGTGCGACGATTCCGTTGTCCGAGTCGTCGACGGACACGAGCTGCCGATCCGGCGGTCCCGCGGCTATGCTCCACTGCCCGTTGACCTCGGGTGTGACGGGCCAGCCGTGCTCGCGGTCGGCGGAGAACTCAAGAACACGTTCTGCCTCACCGACGGCCGCCGCGCCTTCTGCTCGGCTCATATCGGCGATATGGGCAGCGTGGCCACGCTCAAAGCGTTCACCCGATCGGTCCGCCAGCTCAGCGAGATTCGCCGGGAGCCCGCGCGCATCGCCGCTGATCTGCATCCCCGGTATGTGACCCGAAGCTGGGCCGAGCACAACGCCGGTGAGCGTCCATTGGATCTGGTGCAGCACCACCACGCTCACGTCGTATCGCTGCTCGCCGAGCACGGCATGCTGGGTGAGCCGATCGTCGGTATCGCATTCGACGGCACCGGTTACGGTTGCGACCACACCGTCTGGGGAGGCGAGATTCTGCTTCTCGGCCACGACTCGCACCGCTTCACCCGGGCCGGGCACCTGGCCGCGGTGCCGTTGGCCGGTGGCGATGCCGCCGTACGCAACCCGTGGCGGATGGCCTTGGCTCATCTTTGGCAGGCCCGGGTCGCGTGGCGCTCCGGCATGGCGCCCGTCGCCGCCGCCACCGCCGCCGAGTTGCCGCTGCTACGAACACAATTCGCCACCGGACGCGGCTGCGTACCGACGACCAGCATGGGCCGGCTGTTTGATGCCGTGGCCTCTCTGCTCGATCTTCGCCAGCAGATCGACTACGAGGGCCAGGCCGCCATCGAACTCGAAGTCCTTGCCGCCTCGGTCTGTGCTGACATCGCCATCCCGACATCGGTGCCGTTGCGGCTGGAAGTCCGCCCGGACGGCATCCTCGACCCCACACCCATGATCGCGGCGTTGATGTCGGAAGAGCACCAGGGCGCCGACCCCGCGACGCTGGCATCTGCGTTCCACCACGCCGTCGCGGTCGCAGTTACCGAAGTCGCCCAACAGGTCGCCGGCCCTATCCGCACGGTCGGGCTGACCGGTGGGGTCTTCCAGAACGTGCTGCTGCTGCGCACGTGCCGGCAGCTCCTGGAACAGGCCGGATTTCATGTCTTGATCCACCGCACGGTGCCGCCGAACGACGGCGGGCTGGCGCTCGGCCAGGCCGCGGTGTCAGTCCTGACCGCCCTGGACGATTCAGCATCGGCCGGTACCGAAGCCCCGAAACGTAGCGAAAGGATACCGCGATGTGTTTAG
- a CDS encoding NHL repeat-containing protein, whose product MTSLTVRTSLSPAKPRVDPAAGVDLTNGWAPEVWLGAPASGGLALPAANPTLAWMYSPRCVFFNDDHLVAADSGNHRVLIWHGIPTRDGQPADVVLGQPDAVSEGRASGGRGPENGVNLPTGVLIHDGRLIVADAWHHRILVWNTVPKIHGTPPDLVLGQPDMSSVEPNAGGDCSASSLYWPFGIAVIGSTFWVADTGNRRVLGWTRGLPAPHQPADIVLGQPDTSHREENRGEVVGHRSFRWPHSLTGTEGLILVADAGDHRVLGWSPPPDGDVPADLVLGQPDFVTAQEWPYGPQRGDRLRFPYAASFDTTGTSGGRLAVADTANNRILLWDGLPADGRAADHVLAQPTFAANGENHWDAVTHDSLCWPYGVWLRGDRLAVADSGNNRIMIWRRR is encoded by the coding sequence ATGACGAGCCTAACTGTGCGAACCAGCCTTTCCCCCGCGAAACCTCGCGTGGACCCGGCTGCGGGGGTTGACCTCACCAACGGCTGGGCTCCTGAGGTGTGGCTGGGGGCGCCCGCATCAGGCGGGCTGGCGCTGCCAGCCGCCAACCCGACCCTGGCCTGGATGTACTCCCCGCGGTGCGTGTTCTTCAATGACGATCATCTGGTGGCCGCCGATTCGGGGAATCACCGGGTCTTGATCTGGCACGGCATCCCCACCCGGGACGGACAACCGGCCGATGTGGTGCTCGGCCAACCCGACGCAGTGTCCGAAGGTCGCGCGTCCGGCGGGCGCGGTCCGGAGAACGGGGTGAATCTCCCCACCGGAGTTCTCATTCACGACGGGCGGCTCATCGTGGCCGACGCCTGGCACCACCGCATTCTGGTGTGGAACACGGTGCCTAAAATCCACGGCACCCCACCCGATCTGGTGCTCGGCCAGCCGGACATGTCATCAGTTGAACCGAACGCCGGAGGTGACTGCAGCGCGTCGTCGCTGTACTGGCCGTTCGGGATAGCCGTTATCGGGTCGACATTCTGGGTTGCCGACACCGGCAACCGCCGGGTGCTCGGCTGGACCCGCGGGTTGCCCGCACCTCACCAACCCGCCGACATCGTGCTGGGCCAGCCCGACACTTCGCACCGCGAGGAGAACCGCGGCGAGGTGGTGGGCCACCGTAGCTTCCGCTGGCCGCACAGCCTCACCGGTACCGAGGGACTTATCCTCGTTGCCGACGCCGGTGATCACCGCGTGTTGGGCTGGTCACCTCCGCCCGACGGCGACGTGCCGGCCGACCTGGTGCTGGGGCAGCCCGATTTCGTGACCGCCCAGGAATGGCCGTACGGTCCGCAGCGGGGTGACCGGCTGCGATTCCCCTACGCGGCCAGCTTCGACACCACCGGCACTTCCGGTGGGCGTTTGGCTGTCGCCGACACCGCCAACAACCGCATCCTGTTGTGGGACGGACTGCCCGCCGATGGCCGGGCGGCCGACCATGTGCTTGCCCAGCCGACGTTCGCGGCCAACGGCGAAAACCACTGGGACGCCGTTACTCACGACTCCCTGTGCTGGCCCTACGGCGTGTGGTTACGCGGCGACCGCCTCGCGGTGGCCGACTCGGGCAACAACCGCATCATGATCTGGCGGCGACGTTGA
- a CDS encoding SIS domain-containing protein — protein sequence MSQQDFDTNPIDEATNFLYPFIDSHETDASALLADLTRSAQAKAADSAALRQSSVQACSHLLATASAEVARRFSAGGRMFTFGNGGSSTDAATMAALFAQPASGRALPAWSLTADQAVLTALGNDVGFDLVFARQLIARAGPNDVAVAMSTSGNSADLLIALREARSRGLYTIGFAGYDGGAFTDNTDVDICLVVNSQSVHRIQESQALLGYQLWVAVQAEVEP from the coding sequence ATGAGCCAACAGGATTTCGATACGAACCCGATCGATGAAGCAACCAACTTCCTTTATCCGTTCATCGATTCACACGAAACCGATGCCAGCGCGCTTCTTGCCGACTTGACCAGATCCGCCCAGGCCAAAGCGGCTGACAGTGCGGCGCTGCGGCAGTCCAGCGTGCAGGCGTGCAGCCACCTGCTCGCGACCGCCAGTGCGGAGGTGGCGCGCAGGTTCTCCGCCGGCGGGAGAATGTTCACCTTCGGCAACGGTGGCAGCTCGACCGACGCCGCCACCATGGCCGCACTGTTCGCCCAGCCGGCGTCGGGACGTGCGCTACCCGCCTGGTCGCTCACCGCCGACCAGGCGGTCCTCACCGCACTGGGTAACGACGTCGGATTCGATCTGGTGTTCGCCCGCCAACTCATCGCCCGAGCGGGTCCAAACGATGTCGCCGTGGCGATGTCGACCAGCGGTAACTCGGCCGACCTGCTGATCGCGTTGCGCGAGGCGCGCAGCCGTGGCCTCTACACAATCGGTTTCGCGGGCTACGACGGTGGTGCGTTCACCGACAACACCGACGTCGACATCTGCCTTGTCGTCAATTCGCAGAGCGTGCACCGCATTCAGGAATCGCAGGCACTGCTCGGCTATCAGCTCTGGGTCGCCGTACAAGCGGAGGTAGAGCCATGA
- a CDS encoding HypC/HybG/HupF family hydrogenase formation chaperone has translation MCLGIPGRIAEVWDAPDGGRFAHVEFGDEMKTASLAYLPDLAVGDYTILHAGFALTRIDEQSAQLTLATMREYGVFGEQDAS, from the coding sequence ATGTGTTTAGGGATTCCCGGCAGGATTGCCGAAGTGTGGGACGCGCCCGACGGCGGGCGCTTCGCCCACGTCGAGTTCGGCGACGAAATGAAAACCGCTTCGCTGGCGTACCTCCCCGACCTCGCGGTCGGCGACTACACGATCCTGCACGCAGGATTCGCACTGACCCGGATCGACGAGCAGTCTGCGCAACTCACCCTCGCCACAATGCGCGAATACGGAGTGTTCGGCGAACAGGACGCATCATGA
- the hypE gene encoding hydrogenase expression/formation protein HypE, with protein sequence MTEHVAEYLSSGPSFREGEVIERIEAFRRRRPRLHDTVVTLAHGAGGKASAALVDAVFVEAFRNPHLDSLGDGAVIDLPGGGRMALSTDSFVVQPLRFPGGSIGHLAVHGTLNDLAMVGAVPSWITAAFVLEEGFPIAELRDIVGDMAAAASAASVQIVTGDTKVVPRGAADGLYITTAGAGLVPPGRELTPDKVRPGDKLLISGTIGDHGMAVMLARGDLAIEADVQSDTASVSGLVEALLAAAPSTRWLRDPTRGGVGTVCNELAQASGLAVVLEENQLPVRPEVSGACEMLGIDPLYVANEGKFLAVVDPNEAAAALAALRSQPNGSEATEIGHIAYEPSATVVVRTGFGGTRIVDMLVGDPLPRIC encoded by the coding sequence ATGACCGAACACGTAGCCGAATATCTCTCCTCGGGACCATCATTTCGTGAAGGCGAAGTCATCGAACGGATCGAGGCGTTCCGCCGACGACGGCCCCGGCTGCACGACACCGTCGTCACTCTCGCTCACGGTGCGGGAGGCAAGGCTTCGGCAGCGCTGGTCGACGCCGTGTTCGTCGAAGCATTCCGCAATCCGCACCTGGACTCGCTCGGGGACGGAGCGGTGATCGACTTACCGGGCGGCGGGCGGATGGCGCTGTCGACCGACTCGTTCGTGGTGCAGCCCCTTCGATTCCCCGGCGGCTCGATTGGGCATCTGGCGGTGCACGGCACGCTCAACGACCTCGCCATGGTCGGCGCAGTGCCATCCTGGATTACCGCGGCATTCGTGCTCGAAGAGGGTTTTCCCATCGCCGAACTCAGGGACATCGTCGGGGACATGGCCGCCGCGGCCAGTGCGGCATCGGTCCAGATCGTCACTGGCGATACTAAAGTCGTGCCGAGAGGTGCCGCGGACGGGTTGTACATCACGACAGCCGGCGCCGGACTGGTCCCACCGGGGCGGGAACTGACACCGGACAAGGTGCGGCCCGGCGACAAACTCCTAATCTCCGGCACGATCGGTGACCACGGAATGGCTGTGATGCTGGCTCGCGGGGATCTGGCGATCGAGGCTGACGTCCAGTCCGATACCGCTTCGGTGAGCGGGCTTGTCGAGGCGCTGCTGGCAGCGGCGCCCTCGACTCGATGGCTGCGCGACCCCACCCGCGGTGGCGTGGGAACGGTCTGCAACGAGCTGGCTCAGGCCAGCGGACTGGCGGTCGTGCTCGAGGAGAACCAGCTGCCGGTGCGGCCCGAGGTCAGCGGCGCGTGCGAGATGCTCGGCATCGACCCGCTGTATGTGGCCAACGAGGGCAAGTTCCTTGCCGTCGTCGACCCCAACGAGGCCGCCGCCGCACTGGCCGCGCTGCGTTCGCAACCGAATGGCAGTGAAGCCACCGAGATCGGCCATATCGCCTACGAACCGAGTGCCACGGTCGTAGTGCGGACCGGATTCGGAGGCACCCGCATCGTGGACATGCTTGTCGGTGACCCACTGCCCCGCATCTGCTGA
- a CDS encoding hydrogenase maturation protease, whose protein sequence is MSPTSTTPDDTTPGGSDLALDPPGCAVLVIGCGNLLRGDDGVGPILVRHLWERGMPEGLRLVDGGTAGMDVAFQMRGAEKVVIVDASATGAAPGTLYRIPGAELAELPPLQSLHTHSFRWDHAIAFARWALADACPSDITVFLIEAADVSFGADLSPAVTDAMEKVMNVLEAECISPLRPVAPGDITVEFTDDGYLRLGAELSAARFPSHVAAGMVRGDQLWLLPLRGPRSGGLLLKQRTPEGDRALLVLELLHDTIPAGERRAFWDDAHGALRIPLEQSKC, encoded by the coding sequence GTGAGTCCCACGTCAACAACCCCGGACGACACGACACCCGGTGGGTCGGACCTAGCGCTCGACCCACCGGGTTGTGCGGTCCTGGTAATCGGCTGCGGAAACCTCCTGCGCGGCGACGACGGTGTGGGTCCCATCCTGGTTCGTCACCTCTGGGAACGCGGTATGCCGGAAGGGCTTCGGCTGGTGGACGGTGGCACCGCAGGAATGGATGTGGCGTTCCAGATGCGCGGGGCCGAGAAGGTGGTGATTGTCGACGCGTCGGCCACCGGCGCCGCTCCGGGAACTCTGTACCGGATCCCCGGTGCTGAGTTGGCCGAGCTCCCACCGCTGCAGAGTCTGCACACTCATTCGTTCCGCTGGGACCATGCCATCGCGTTCGCGCGTTGGGCGTTGGCGGACGCCTGCCCTTCCGACATCACAGTCTTTCTCATCGAAGCCGCCGACGTGTCATTCGGCGCGGACCTGTCACCGGCGGTGACCGACGCAATGGAGAAGGTCATGAATGTTCTTGAAGCCGAGTGTATCTCTCCCCTGCGGCCGGTAGCCCCCGGCGATATCACCGTGGAGTTCACCGACGACGGCTATCTGCGGTTGGGCGCGGAGCTGTCCGCCGCCCGATTCCCGTCACACGTCGCGGCCGGCATGGTACGAGGTGACCAGCTCTGGCTGCTTCCACTGCGCGGCCCCCGCAGCGGCGGCCTGCTGCTCAAACAGCGCACCCCGGAGGGTGACCGAGCCCTACTGGTGCTTGAGCTGCTCCACGACACCATTCCCGCCGGCGAACGTCGAGCATTCTGGGACGACGCACACGGTGCGCTGCGTATTCCGTTGGAGCAGTCGAAGTGTTGA
- a CDS encoding nickel-dependent hydrogenase large subunit: MTALDLFVSPLGRVEGDLDVRVTIEDGVVTSAWTEAAMFRGFEIILRGKDPQAGLVVCPRICGICGGSHLYKSAYALDTAWRTHMPPNATLVRNICQAAETLQSIPRYFYALFAIDLTNKNYAKSKLYAEAVRRFAPYVGTSYQPGVVLSAKPVEVYAIFGGQWPHSSFMVPGGVMCAPTLSDVTRSIAILEHWKDNWLEKQWLGCSIDRWLKNKTWEDILEWVDENEEQHNSDCGFFIRYSLDVGLDKYGQGVGNYIATGTYFEPSLYENPTIDGRNAALIGRSGIFAGGRWSDFDQARVSEDVTHSFYEGDRPLHPFDGETIPVDPEAGRKQGKYSWAKSPRYDVPDLGAVPLEAGPLARRLAAGGPSAAAHQDNDPLFVDLYNKIGPSVFVRQLARMHEAPKYYKWTREWLNQLDLKESFYTKPTEHAEGMGFGSTEAARGSLSDWIVIEDNKIKNYQVVTPTAWNIGPRDGDSVLGPIENALVGSPIVDVDDPVELGHVARSFDSCLVCTVHAYDGKSGRELSKFVINGMV, translated from the coding sequence ATGACCGCACTCGATCTGTTCGTCAGCCCACTCGGGCGCGTCGAGGGTGACCTCGATGTGCGCGTGACCATAGAAGACGGAGTGGTGACGTCGGCATGGACCGAGGCCGCGATGTTCCGCGGGTTCGAGATCATTCTCCGCGGAAAGGACCCGCAGGCCGGCCTGGTGGTGTGCCCGCGCATCTGCGGGATATGCGGCGGCAGTCACCTCTACAAGTCTGCCTATGCCCTCGACACCGCATGGCGCACTCATATGCCGCCCAACGCAACCCTGGTGCGCAACATCTGTCAGGCCGCTGAGACGCTGCAGTCCATTCCGCGCTACTTCTACGCACTGTTCGCCATCGACCTGACCAACAAGAACTATGCGAAATCCAAGCTGTATGCCGAAGCGGTGCGCCGGTTTGCTCCCTATGTCGGTACCAGCTATCAGCCGGGTGTCGTGCTGTCGGCCAAACCTGTTGAGGTGTATGCGATCTTCGGCGGCCAATGGCCGCACTCCAGCTTCATGGTCCCCGGCGGGGTGATGTGCGCGCCCACTCTCTCCGACGTCACCAGGTCGATCGCCATCCTGGAACACTGGAAGGACAACTGGCTGGAGAAGCAGTGGCTGGGCTGCTCGATCGACCGATGGCTGAAGAACAAGACCTGGGAGGACATCCTGGAATGGGTCGACGAGAACGAGGAGCAGCACAACAGCGATTGCGGTTTCTTCATCCGCTACAGCCTCGACGTCGGCCTGGACAAGTACGGTCAGGGAGTCGGCAACTACATTGCCACGGGCACGTACTTCGAGCCTTCCCTGTATGAGAACCCGACCATTGACGGCCGCAACGCCGCACTGATCGGCCGATCCGGGATCTTTGCCGGTGGCAGGTGGAGCGACTTCGATCAGGCCCGGGTGTCCGAGGACGTGACCCACTCGTTCTACGAAGGTGATCGCCCACTACATCCCTTCGACGGGGAGACCATTCCGGTGGACCCCGAAGCAGGCCGCAAACAGGGCAAGTACAGCTGGGCGAAGTCACCGCGCTATGACGTCCCCGACTTGGGCGCGGTCCCACTTGAGGCCGGACCGCTGGCCCGCCGCCTGGCTGCCGGCGGACCCAGCGCCGCCGCGCACCAGGACAACGACCCGCTGTTCGTCGATCTGTACAACAAGATCGGCCCCAGCGTGTTCGTTCGCCAACTGGCTCGCATGCACGAGGCGCCGAAGTACTACAAATGGACACGGGAGTGGCTCAACCAGCTTGACCTCAAGGAGAGCTTCTACACCAAGCCCACCGAGCACGCCGAGGGTATGGGCTTCGGTTCCACCGAGGCCGCCCGGGGTTCCCTGTCGGACTGGATCGTCATCGAGGACAACAAGATCAAGAACTACCAGGTCGTCACCCCGACAGCGTGGAACATCGGGCCGCGGGACGGTGACTCGGTGCTTGGCCCCATCGAGAACGCACTGGTCGGTTCCCCCATCGTCGACGTGGACGACCCGGTGGAACTGGGCCACGTGGCCCGTAGCTTCGACTCCTGCCTGGTGTGCACGGTGCACGCCTACGACGGCAAGTCCGGACGCGAGCTGTCGAAGTTCGTCATTAATGGAATGGTGTGA